In one window of Aphidius gifuensis isolate YNYX2018 linkage group LG4, ASM1490517v1, whole genome shotgun sequence DNA:
- the LOC122855542 gene encoding N-acetylglucosamine-6-phosphate deacetylase, with protein MSVKNECFLLKLFNCNILRNGKIIKEDLWVRNGKIVDPEKIFYDEKIDPDDKIDCQNCIISPGYIDVQINGGYGIDFTHNVENVEEGINIVAKKLLAHGVTSFCPTLVTSPTETYKKVLPKIKKQEGGEHGATVLGVHIEGPFISVNKKGAHQELHIKGFPDGFKTLMDMYGSLENVSYITLAPEIDNACDVIKELIKQNVKVSLGHSIANLKQGEDAVKAGATFITHLFNAMLPFHHRDPGLVGLLTSDQIPKDKIIHFGIIADGVHTHPAALRIAHRTHPDGLVLVTDAISALGLAEGRHRLGQFDIDVRFGRAYIAKTETLCGSTADMATCVRIFKEATGCSVVEALEAATLHPARSLGIENKKGVLDFGADADFIMLNESLEVLSTWIAGKRVYCNIKSLTDELNQLARQ; from the exons atgtcagTTAAGaatgaatgttttttattaaaattattcaactgtaATATATTGAGAaatggtaaaataattaaggAAGATCTTTGGGTACGAAATGGAAAAATAGTTGAtccagaaaaaattttttatgatgaaaaaattgatcctgatgataaaattgattgtcAAAATTGCATAATTTCACCAGGATATATAGACGTTCAAAtaaatg gtGGATATGGAATTGATTTTACACATAATGTTGAAAATGTCGAGGAAGGTATTAACATAGTTGCTAAAAAATTACTGGCTCATGGTGTAACATCATTTTGTCCAACACTTGTAACATCACCAActgaaacatataaaaaagtattgccaaaaattaaaaaacaagaaggTGGTGAACATGGTGCAACAGTACTTGGTGTTCATATTGAGGGTCCATTTATAAGTGTCAATAAAAAAGGAGCTCATCAAGAATTGCATATAAAAGGTTTTCCTGAT gGTTTTAAAACACTTATGGATATGTATGGAAGCTTGGAAAATGTATCATACATAACACTTGCTCCAGAAATTGATAATGCATGTGATGTTATCAaagaattgataaaacaaaatgtcAAAGTGTCATTGGGTCATTCGATAGCTAATTTAAAACAAGGTGAAGATGCTGTTAAAGCTGGAGCAACATTTATAACTCATTTGTTTAATGCAATGCTGCCATTTCATCACAGAGATCCTGGTCTTGTTGGACTATTGACATCTGATCAAATaccaaaagataaaattattcattttggaATTATTGCTGATGGTGTACACACTCATCCAGCAGCACTAAGAATTGCTCATCGTACTCATCCAGATg GTCTTGTGCTTGTTACTGATGCAATATCAGCACTGGGACTTGCAGAAGGAAGACATAGACTTGgacaatttgatattgatgTTAGATTTGGTCGTGCATATATTGCTAAAACTGAAACACTATGTGGAAGTACTGCTGATATGGCAACATGTGTTCGTATCTTTAAAGAAGCTactg gaTGTTCAGTTGTTGAGGCACTTGAAGCAGCAACTCTACATCCAGCAAGATCACTtggtattgaaaataaaaaaggagtTCTTGATTTTGGTGCTGATGCTGATTTTATTATGTTGAATGAAAGTTTAGAAGTTTTATCAACTTGGATTGCTGGTAAACGtgtttattgtaatattaaatcattaacTGATGAATTGAATCAACTTGCAAgacaataa
- the LOC122855538 gene encoding putative uncharacterized protein DDB_G0282133 isoform X2 produces MPKKRKSLDLSDYCRVCLSKDDCMADLFLPDIFTKIKEVASSATVEINDTTNDGLPRNICHICLHKLEEWFDFKSQFIKTSKELVDYVHGNSDFSDHISAAKRKIDDSPLSENTRKAKIQQLKKRKIEFELPTLEPVININEENNQEDIDTLPKIDDNNTKIGPDSTSGSQLLQNTSPTTRSRQLGPRKTNEQRLASTQRWEARKKALLAATGEDDSDTDTIPSDETQLSPIQKARAKNNAQKDVDYQKNLTNTMNNLGKTEAEKLSSSIIIDLTTPEIENKKDNNENISENIVNSELVIGDETFIITSTLTSTNSNFVNNVKINDLPMLLELNQKDIERQNNEEKREMLDAMQLRPVNNSNNNSVKNCMTLQVVAIETESLTRMQSELTKFLNDDMKKKIDSNEFLSDTKVILKKPNDSYQTLDQKLKNLIENTIKKNIDKNKIIEPGNSYTSEFIKAAEKSIVFQPKVLLDRIEPIPSYNSNKKNELTIKKSPSINKNIIDKKNPQTLPVIPSSTKKSQTTKIEQYIKQFENYSSISSSNNTNNNGGNDDDDDDDDDNEVIDISMNNTTMIDESSEETSRHVCGDCGAVFSTKEEVKQHFDEHNNELKKPKVKRCKRCKVIVDAELVKTHVCRNKITHNCLTCNTTFKTDKMLEKHMKIHKDEHINIERDHINTTAVKTDGIPVDKQQAGNSLIEMTINTTQHELMTTQKLEEILAESSDNINTETTTTTTTNNNNKLQFSNDYFDGNDKPAENLQDEPKDTILCGMCLLYIPTGDAEKHITEHLVKEGANESNKSNVINNDGNDLHHDNQEEHSFSNENNIIEQSNVKNETKVLLYDCVQCNEKFESEKNLDQHMTTHEEDTVYDEFEDHQIKSQNKHLCTICNSSFENENSLAEHLDNNCDNNSTTCGICNEKLPNFEEFESHVAEHFT; encoded by the exons atgccaaaaaaacgtaaaagttTAGATCTAAGTGATTATTGTCGAGTTTGTTTATCAAAAGATGATTGTATGGCTGATTTATTTCTGCCAGATATTTTTACTAAAATCAAGGAGGTCGCGAGTTCAGCAACGGTTGAG ataaatgaTACAACAAATGATGGATTACCAAGAAATATATGTCACATTTGTTTGCATAAATTGGAAGAATGGTTTGATTTTAAATcacaatttatcaagacaaGCAAAGAGCTTGTTGACTATGTCCATGGCAATTCAGACTTTTCTGATCAt ATATCAGCTGCTAAAAGGAAAATTGATGATAGTCCCCTCAGTGAAAATACAAGAAAAGccaaaattcaacaattg aaaaaacgaaaaattgaatttgaattGCCAACTCTTGAGCCAGtgattaatataaatgaagaaaataaccAAGAAGACATAGATACATTaccaaaaattgatgataataatacaaaaattggtCCAGATAGTACATCAGGTTCTCAATTACTTCAAAATACATCACCAACAACAAGAAGCCGTCAATTGGGACCACGTAAAACAAATGAACAACGTCTTGCATCCACTCAACGTTGGGAAGCACGTAAAAAAGCATTACTTGCTGCAACTGGTGAAGATGATTCAGATACAGATACAATTCCATCTGATGAAACACAATTATCACCAATTCAAAAAGCACGAGCTAAAAATAATGCACAAAAAGATgttgattatcaaaaaaatttaacaaatacaaTGAATAATTTGGGTAAAACAGAAGCTGAAAaactatcatcatcaataattattgatttaacaacaccagaaattgaaaataaaaaagacaataatgaaaatatttcagaaaatattgttaattcaGAATTAGTTATTGGTGAtgaaacatttattataacatcaacattaacatcaactaattcaaattttgtaaataatgttaaaataaatgatttaccaATGTTGCttgaattaaatcaaaaagatattgaacgacaaaataatgaagaaaaacgTGAAATGCTTGATGCCATGCAATTACGACCagttaataatagtaataataattcagttAAAAATTGTATGACACTTCAAGTTGTTGCAATTGAAACTGAATCATTAACTCGTATGCAAAGTGAATTAACGAAATTTCTTAATGAtgatatgaaaaagaaaattgatagCAATGAATTTCTAAGTGATACAaaagttatattaaaaaaaccaaatgatTCATATCAAACACttgatcaaaaattaaaaaatcttattgaaaatacaattaaaaaaaatattgataaaaataaaataattgaacctGGTAATTCATATACATCAGAATTTATAAAAGCTGCTGAAAAATCAATAGTGTTTCAGCCAAAAGTATTATTGGATCGTATTGAACCAATTCCAagttataattcaaataaaaaaaatgaattaacaattaaaaaatctccatcaattaataaaaatattattgacaaaaaaaatccacaAACTTTACCAGTTAtaccatcatcaacaaaaaaatcacaaacaacaaaaatagaaCAGTACATAAAACAGTTCGAAAATTACtcttcaatatcatcatcaaataatactaataataatggtggtaatgatgatgatgatgacgatgatgatgataatgaagtAATTGATATATCAATGAATAATACAACAATGATTGATGAAAGTTCAGAAGAAACAAGTCGTCATGTTTGTGGTGATTGTGGTGCtgtattttcaacaaaagaaGAAGTTAAACAACACTTTGATGaacataataatgaattaaaaaaaccaaaagttAAACGTTGTAAAAGATGTAAAGTTATTGTTGATGCTGAACTTGTTAAAACACATGtttgtagaaataaaattacccATAATTGTTTAACATGTAatacaacatttaaaacaGATAAAATGTTGGAAAAACATATGAAAATACACAAGGATGaacatattaatattgaaagg GATCATATTAATACAACTGCTGTTAAAACTGATGGTATTCCTGTTGATAAACAACAAGCTGGGAATTCATTGATTGAGATgacaataaatacaacacaacatGAACTCATGACAACTCAAAAACTTGAAGAAATATTGGCTGAAAGTagtgataatataaatactgaaacaacaacaacaacaacaacaaataataataataaacttcaattttcaaatgattattttgatggTAATGATAAACCAgctgaaaatttacaagatgAACCAAAAGATACTATTTTATGTGGAATGTGTCTACTTTATATACCAACTGGTGATGCTGAAAAACACATTACTGAACATCTAGTTAAAGAAGGCGCaaatgaatcaaataaatctAATGTTATTAATAACGATGGCAACGATCTTCATCATGATAATCAAGAAGAACATTCATTtagtaatgaaaataatattattgaacaatcaaatgttaaaaatgaaacaaaggTATTATTGTATGATTGTGTACAAtgcaatgaaaaatttgaatctgaaaaaaatttagatcaACATATGACAACACATGAAGAAGATACTGTCTACGACGAATTTGAAGATCATCAAATTAAATCACAAAACAAACATTTATGCACAATATGTAACTCgagttttgaaaatgaaaattcactTGCTGAacatcttgataataattgcgataataattcaacaacttGTGGTATctgtaatgaaaaattaccAAACTTTGAAGAATTTGAATCACATGTAGCTGAACATTTTAcgtaa
- the LOC122855538 gene encoding protein PFC0760c-like isoform X1 has product MPKKRKSLDLSDYCRVCLSKDDCMADLFLPDIFTKIKEVASSATVEINDTTNDGLPRNICHICLHKLEEWFDFKSQFIKTSKELVDYVHGNSDFSDHISAAKRKIDDSPLSENTRKAKIQQLKKRKIEFELPTLEPVININEENNQEDIDTLPKIDDNNTKIGPDSTSGSQLLQNTSPTTRSRQLGPRKTNEQRLASTQRWEARKKALLAATGEDDSDTDTIPSDETQLSPIQKARAKNNAQKDVDYQKNLTNTMNNLGKTEAEKLSSSIIIDLTTPEIENKKDNNENISENIVNSELVIGDETFIITSTLTSTNSNFVNNVKINDLPMLLELNQKDIERQNNEEKREMLDAMQLRPVNNSNNNSVKNCMTLQVVAIETESLTRMQSELTKFLNDDMKKKIDSNEFLSDTKVILKKPNDSYQTLDQKLKNLIENTIKKNIDKNKIIEPGNSYTSEFIKAAEKSIVFQPKVLLDRIEPIPSYNSNKKNELTIKKSPSINKNIIDKKNPQTLPVIPSSTKKSQTTKIEQYIKQFENYSSISSSNNTNNNGGNDDDDDDDDDNEVIDISMNNTTMIDESSEETSRHVCGDCGAVFSTKEEVKQHFDEHNNELKKPKVKRCKRCKVIVDAELVKTHVCRNKITHNCLTCNTTFKTDKMLEKHMKIHKDEHINIERVNNLSIDKKNIDKIYSKSGIINDDSCKNNIKFDCYICDKIFDNEIILKNHLQDHINTTAVKTDGIPVDKQQAGNSLIEMTINTTQHELMTTQKLEEILAESSDNINTETTTTTTTNNNNKLQFSNDYFDGNDKPAENLQDEPKDTILCGMCLLYIPTGDAEKHITEHLVKEGANESNKSNVINNDGNDLHHDNQEEHSFSNENNIIEQSNVKNETKVLLYDCVQCNEKFESEKNLDQHMTTHEEDTVYDEFEDHQIKSQNKHLCTICNSSFENENSLAEHLDNNCDNNSTTCGICNEKLPNFEEFESHVAEHFT; this is encoded by the exons atgccaaaaaaacgtaaaagttTAGATCTAAGTGATTATTGTCGAGTTTGTTTATCAAAAGATGATTGTATGGCTGATTTATTTCTGCCAGATATTTTTACTAAAATCAAGGAGGTCGCGAGTTCAGCAACGGTTGAG ataaatgaTACAACAAATGATGGATTACCAAGAAATATATGTCACATTTGTTTGCATAAATTGGAAGAATGGTTTGATTTTAAATcacaatttatcaagacaaGCAAAGAGCTTGTTGACTATGTCCATGGCAATTCAGACTTTTCTGATCAt ATATCAGCTGCTAAAAGGAAAATTGATGATAGTCCCCTCAGTGAAAATACAAGAAAAGccaaaattcaacaattg aaaaaacgaaaaattgaatttgaattGCCAACTCTTGAGCCAGtgattaatataaatgaagaaaataaccAAGAAGACATAGATACATTaccaaaaattgatgataataatacaaaaattggtCCAGATAGTACATCAGGTTCTCAATTACTTCAAAATACATCACCAACAACAAGAAGCCGTCAATTGGGACCACGTAAAACAAATGAACAACGTCTTGCATCCACTCAACGTTGGGAAGCACGTAAAAAAGCATTACTTGCTGCAACTGGTGAAGATGATTCAGATACAGATACAATTCCATCTGATGAAACACAATTATCACCAATTCAAAAAGCACGAGCTAAAAATAATGCACAAAAAGATgttgattatcaaaaaaatttaacaaatacaaTGAATAATTTGGGTAAAACAGAAGCTGAAAaactatcatcatcaataattattgatttaacaacaccagaaattgaaaataaaaaagacaataatgaaaatatttcagaaaatattgttaattcaGAATTAGTTATTGGTGAtgaaacatttattataacatcaacattaacatcaactaattcaaattttgtaaataatgttaaaataaatgatttaccaATGTTGCttgaattaaatcaaaaagatattgaacgacaaaataatgaagaaaaacgTGAAATGCTTGATGCCATGCAATTACGACCagttaataatagtaataataattcagttAAAAATTGTATGACACTTCAAGTTGTTGCAATTGAAACTGAATCATTAACTCGTATGCAAAGTGAATTAACGAAATTTCTTAATGAtgatatgaaaaagaaaattgatagCAATGAATTTCTAAGTGATACAaaagttatattaaaaaaaccaaatgatTCATATCAAACACttgatcaaaaattaaaaaatcttattgaaaatacaattaaaaaaaatattgataaaaataaaataattgaacctGGTAATTCATATACATCAGAATTTATAAAAGCTGCTGAAAAATCAATAGTGTTTCAGCCAAAAGTATTATTGGATCGTATTGAACCAATTCCAagttataattcaaataaaaaaaatgaattaacaattaaaaaatctccatcaattaataaaaatattattgacaaaaaaaatccacaAACTTTACCAGTTAtaccatcatcaacaaaaaaatcacaaacaacaaaaatagaaCAGTACATAAAACAGTTCGAAAATTACtcttcaatatcatcatcaaataatactaataataatggtggtaatgatgatgatgatgacgatgatgatgataatgaagtAATTGATATATCAATGAATAATACAACAATGATTGATGAAAGTTCAGAAGAAACAAGTCGTCATGTTTGTGGTGATTGTGGTGCtgtattttcaacaaaagaaGAAGTTAAACAACACTTTGATGaacataataatgaattaaaaaaaccaaaagttAAACGTTGTAAAAGATGTAAAGTTATTGTTGATGCTGAACTTGTTAAAACACATGtttgtagaaataaaattacccATAATTGTTTAACATGTAatacaacatttaaaacaGATAAAATGTTGGAAAAACATATGAAAATACACAAGGATGaacatattaatattgaaagggtaaataatttatcaattgacaaaaaaaatattgataaaatttatagtaaaagtggtattataaatgatgattcttgtaaaaataatattaaatttgactgTTATATTTGtgacaaaatttttgataatgagattattttgaaaaatcatttacaGGATCATATTAATACAACTGCTGTTAAAACTGATGGTATTCCTGTTGATAAACAACAAGCTGGGAATTCATTGATTGAGATgacaataaatacaacacaacatGAACTCATGACAACTCAAAAACTTGAAGAAATATTGGCTGAAAGTagtgataatataaatactgaaacaacaacaacaacaacaacaaataataataataaacttcaattttcaaatgattattttgatggTAATGATAAACCAgctgaaaatttacaagatgAACCAAAAGATACTATTTTATGTGGAATGTGTCTACTTTATATACCAACTGGTGATGCTGAAAAACACATTACTGAACATCTAGTTAAAGAAGGCGCaaatgaatcaaataaatctAATGTTATTAATAACGATGGCAACGATCTTCATCATGATAATCAAGAAGAACATTCATTtagtaatgaaaataatattattgaacaatcaaatgttaaaaatgaaacaaaggTATTATTGTATGATTGTGTACAAtgcaatgaaaaatttgaatctgaaaaaaatttagatcaACATATGACAACACATGAAGAAGATACTGTCTACGACGAATTTGAAGATCATCAAATTAAATCACAAAACAAACATTTATGCACAATATGTAACTCgagttttgaaaatgaaaattcactTGCTGAacatcttgataataattgcgataataattcaacaacttGTGGTATctgtaatgaaaaattaccAAACTTTGAAGAATTTGAATCACATGTAGCTGAACATTTTAcgtaa